In Neorhizobium sp. NCHU2750, a single genomic region encodes these proteins:
- the recA gene encoding recombinase RecA — protein sequence MAQNTLRLVEEKGVDKSKALEAALSQIERSFGKGSIMKLGQNEQVIEIETVSTGSLSLDIALGIGGLPKGRIIEIYGPESSGKTTLALQTIAEAQKKGGICAFVDAEHALDPVYARKLGVDLQNLLISQPDTGEQALEITDTLVRSGAVDVLVVDSVAALTPRAEIEGEMGDSLPGLQARLMSQALRKLTASISKSNCMVIFINQIRMKIGVMFGSPETTTGGNALKFYASVRLDIRRIGQVKEREEVVGNQTRVKVVKNKMAPPFKQVEFDIMYGEGVSKTGELVDLGVKAGIVEKSGAWFSYNSQRLGQGRENAKTFLRDNPEVAREIEMSLRQNAGLIADRFLQNGGPDANDGDDAGDM from the coding sequence ATGGCACAGAACACATTGCGGCTCGTAGAGGAAAAAGGCGTGGACAAGAGCAAGGCGCTCGAAGCAGCACTCTCACAGATCGAACGTTCCTTCGGGAAGGGCTCGATCATGAAGCTCGGACAGAACGAACAGGTGATCGAGATCGAGACGGTTTCGACCGGCTCTCTCAGCCTGGATATTGCGCTCGGCATTGGTGGCCTTCCCAAGGGTCGCATCATCGAAATCTATGGTCCGGAAAGCTCGGGTAAGACGACCCTTGCGCTGCAGACCATTGCTGAGGCCCAGAAGAAGGGCGGCATCTGCGCCTTCGTCGACGCGGAACATGCGCTCGATCCGGTCTATGCCCGCAAGCTCGGCGTCGACCTGCAGAACCTTCTGATCTCGCAGCCCGACACGGGCGAGCAGGCACTCGAAATCACCGACACGCTGGTCCGCTCCGGCGCCGTCGACGTTCTCGTCGTCGATTCGGTCGCGGCCCTGACCCCGCGCGCTGAAATCGAGGGCGAGATGGGTGACAGCCTTCCCGGCCTTCAGGCCCGCCTGATGAGCCAGGCGCTGCGCAAGCTGACCGCCTCGATCTCCAAGTCGAACTGCATGGTCATCTTCATCAACCAGATCCGCATGAAGATCGGCGTCATGTTCGGTTCGCCGGAAACCACGACCGGTGGCAACGCGCTGAAATTCTATGCCTCCGTCCGTCTCGATATCCGCCGTATTGGCCAGGTCAAGGAGCGCGAGGAGGTCGTCGGCAATCAGACCCGCGTCAAGGTCGTCAAGAACAAGATGGCGCCTCCCTTCAAGCAGGTCGAATTCGACATCATGTATGGCGAAGGCGTCTCGAAGACCGGCGAACTCGTCGATCTGGGCGTCAAGGCCGGCATCGTCGAGAAGTCGGGTGCATGGTTCTCCTATAACAGCCAGCGCCTCGGCCAGGGTAGGGAGAATGCAAAGACCTTCCTGCGCGACAATCCGGAAGTCGCCCGCGAGATCGAGATGTCGCTGCGGCAGAATGCCGGCCTGATCGCCGACCGCTTCCTGCAGAATGGCGGCCCGGATGCCAATGACGGCGATGACGCCGGAGACATGTAA